A genomic window from Solanum dulcamara chromosome 11, daSolDulc1.2, whole genome shotgun sequence includes:
- the LOC129872795 gene encoding uncharacterized protein LOC129872795 yields the protein MSDDSGLRDQLLEKNEISDSYNQVDQQSDSTTVVEEQNNEISDNPDNSDNGSLQTKDSKGSSPVDTGTAWVYRDENGKQFFEKQLSEDDITGDHLEIPRRLAHYIQSLKLQRRVDAGEKTRKVNLVCDNRDNECYYFTGQWKDFVKENQLKANKDLVLLEISQQFGLRIGYTCDQKAIDMNNRVLLRRLSRADVKGLYVKKLCERYSYSRGGTGLIEIEPVVEMKLCSQIVYRYGGRTKGVMFIQLPKKDVEENLGRDLPLPAAGGEIALPLFDPVGNNLVEMKLLHTEMGDQYHLGGAWEVYAAKHGLLISDTIFLDKVTVQTGNDHDKLNTAQFSCHYEITYQRRRRGGTKDQSGPAGPANSVEDVARVRELSDSSEYVGDSSWLQYCTP from the exons ATGTCAGACGATTCGGGGCTTCGTGATCAACTACTGGAGAAGAATGAAATCTCCGATAGTTACAATCAAGTTGATCAACAGAGTGATTCAACGACAGTGGTGGAGGAACAGAACAATGAAATCTCCGATAACCCTGACAATTCAGACAACGGTTCTCTGCAAACCAAAGACTCCAA AGGTAGTAGCCCTGTTGACACGGGAACCGCATGGGTTTACAGAGATGAAAATGGAAAACAGTTTTTCGAAAAGCAATTAAGCGAAGACGACATTACTGGAGATCACTTAGAGATTCCCAGGAGATTGGCGCATTATATACAGAGTTTGAAATTACAACGGCGCGTTGATGCTGGAGAAAAAACACGAAAAGTCAATTTGGTATGCGATAATAGAGACAATGAATGTTATTATTTCACTGGACAATGGAAGGATTTCGTTaaggaaaatcaattgaaagcTAATAAGGATTTGGTACTACTTGAGATTTCTCAGCAATTCGGCCTTCGAATCGGATACACTTGTGACCAAAAAGCTATTGACATGAATAACCGTGTACTCCTCAGGCGTTTGTCTAGAGCTGATGTAAAAGGCCTATACGTAAAAAAGTTGTGTGAACGATATTCGTATAGTCGTGGTGGTACAGGATTAATAGAGATAGAACCAGTTGTTGAGATGAAATTATGTTCGCAAATTGTGTACAGATATGGTGGCCGTACTAAAGGTGTAATGTTCATACAGCTACCGAAGAAAgacgttgaagagaatttggGCCGTGACCTTCCTCTTCCTGCAGCAGGCGGAGAAATTGCTCTGCCTTTATTTGATCCAGTGGGGAACAATTTGGTCGAAATGAAATTATTGCATACTGAGATGGGTGATCAATACCATCTTGGAGGGGCATGGGAAGTGTATGCTGCAAAACATGGCTTATTAATTTCTGATACAATTTTTCTTGACAAGGTAACCGTGCAAACGGGAAATGATCATGATAAGCTGAATACTGCACAATTTTCGTGTCACTATGAAATCACTTATCAGAGACGAAGACGAGGAGGCACTAAAGATCAGAGCGGACCAGCAGGGCCTGCTAATTCTGTTGAAGATGTAGCTCGTGTTCGTGAATTAAGTGATTCATCTGAATATGTAGGTGATTCATCGTGGCTCCAATATTGCACTCCATAA